Proteins encoded in a region of the Megalops cyprinoides isolate fMegCyp1 chromosome 3, fMegCyp1.pri, whole genome shotgun sequence genome:
- the LOC118774390 gene encoding myelin protein zero-like protein 3, whose product MTAVQDLSDLPSYLKHLSDGLEIYWKGELTELKAEISSITKVIIFSSVLSCLIILVARQIEVYYVSALLLPLPLPSLPPLPGLNQVCTIQVSSPTTLSAAQGDAVTLKCTFWSRTSATSMLSVDWSFRPQIGGPAHTFFHFFSVEYPPKEGPFRGRVKWQGNPRWGVASILLLNASLSDNGTYTCTVRNPPDVHGAPAHIQLTVTPRGQPLRFTDVAVLLALVLLPSVIIALLLLGRVHCLGRCCRSPRRDEPPAQGLHSTDRERPLYEKPTTKQQVDMCCKMDLQDPEFGEYYIHNKRLQAETMDEAVAESQC is encoded by the exons ATGACGGCCGTTCAGGATCTGTCCGATCTCCCCAGCTACCTGAAACACCTGTCTGACGG TTTGG AAATTTACTGGAAAGGAGAACTAACTGAGCTTAAAGCTGAAATATCCTCAATCACCAAGGTGATAATATTTTCATCAGTCTTGTCCTGTCTGATTATTCTTGTTGCCAGGCAAATAGAGGTATATTATGTCTCTGCTCTCCttttgcctctccctctcccctccctcccacctctcccagGCCTGAACCAGGTGTGCACCATTCAGGTTAGCTCCCCAACTACACTGAGTGCAGCTCAAGGGGATGCGGTCACCCTGAAGTGCACGTTCTGGTCCCGCACCAGTGCCACCAGCATGCTGTCTGTGGACTGGTCCTTCCGTCCCCAGATTGGAGGCCCCGCACACACT TTCTTCCACTTCTTTTCTGTGGAGTACCCTCCCAAAGAGGGACCCTTTCGGGGGCGCGTGAAGTGGCAGGGGAACCCCAGGTGGGGGGTTGCCTCCATCCTGCTGCTCAATGCGTCCCTCAGTGACAATGGCACCTACACCTGCACCGTCAGGAACCCCCCTGACGTACATGGGGCCCCCGCTCACATCCAGCTGACTGTCACACCCagag GGCAGCCTCTTCGCTTCACGGATGTGGCCGTCCTGCTGGCTCTGGTCCTGCTGCCATCTGTCATCATTGCGTTGCTCCTGCTGGGACGGGTGCACTGCTTGGGACGCTGCTGCCGTTCTCCACGGCGGGACGAACCCCCGGCACAGGGGCTCCACTCCACAGACAG GGAAAGGCCTCTTTATGAGAAGCCCACTACGAAACAGCAGGTCGATATGTGCTGTAAGATGGATCTTCag GATCCTGAGTTTGGTGAATACTACATCCACAATAAGAGGCTGCAGGCTGAGACTATGGATGAGGCTGTGGCTGAGTCTCAATGTTAG
- the LOC118774963 gene encoding uncharacterized protein LOC118774963 isoform X2: MERRQLQIFALLAGLAGSGILRVSGITITTPGEVEAVNGTDVKLKCSFTSSATIVPSTVTVSWNFRQLGKGGEETVFYFQNQAYPPPSGRFKGQVVWAGDIQRGDASIMLRDVQFSFNGTYTCQVKNPPDVHGVAGELVLKVVQSASISEIVLLAAAVGSAIGLVLIIIVIVVLVKFCRQWKGEGDTELSQWEGKDSTMCYPDETLPLTSRLGEVKLDGSDETILKPFPKDPSSAEEEEEEENEDEKKSLKVIADVATDTVVATNTGVTTDIGVATDTAVATETAVATNTGVATKTAVATDKSEETDTGVATETAVATDKGEETDTGVATETAVVTDKGEETDTGVATETAVATDKGEETDTGVATDTDVTTDTGVATETAVATDTRVAPDSDVATDTGVATDTAVETNSGVANDTGVTTDTDVTTDTGVATETAVATDTGVAPDSDVATDTSVATDTLVATNTGSATDTGVANNTDVMPETAIEHPPVSLEEKLEKVSIPTEKGDEH; encoded by the exons GTATTCTGCGAGTCAGTGGGATAACTATAACCACACCTGGGGAGGTGGAAGCGGTTAATGGGACCGACGTCAAGCTAAAATGCTCTTTCACTTCCTCGGCAACCATTGTCCCGTCCACAGTGACCGTGTCCTGGAACTTCCGGCAGCTGGGCAAGGGGGGTGAGGAGACG gtgttttatttccaaaaccAGGCGTACCCACCCCCTTCGGGGCGTTTTAAGGGTCAGGTGGTGTGGGCGGGGGATATCCAGCGAGGGGACGCCTCCATCATGCTGCGGGATGTGCAATTCTCGTTCAATGGTACCTACACCTGTCAAGTTAAGAACCCACCCGACGTGCATGGTGTTGCTGGAGAGCTGGTCCTCAAGGTTGTCCAGTCAG CCTCCATCTCAGAGATCGTTCTTCTGGCAGCAGCTGTAGGGAGCGCCATTGGACTGGTgctcatcatcatcgtcatcgtTGTGTTGGTGAAGTTCTGCCGCCAGTGGAAAGGAGAAGGGGACACAGAGCTGTCCCAATGGGAGGGGAAGGACTCCACTATGTG ctaCCCCGATGAAACCCTGCCTTTGACCTCTCGCTTGGGAGAGGTCAAGTTGGATGGCTCTGATGAGACAATCTTAAAGCCCTTCCCAAAGGACCCCAGTTctgctgaagaggaagaggaggaggagaacgaGGATGAGAAGAAGAGCTTGAAGGTGATAGCAGATGTGGCAACTGACACAGTAGTGGCCACCAACACAG GTGTGACAACTGACATAGGTGTGGCAACAGACACAGCAGTggcaacagaaacagcagtggcAACCAACACAGGTGTGGCAACCAAAACAGCAGTGGCCACCGACAAAAGTGAGGAAACTGACACAGGTGTGGCAACCGAAACAGCAGTGGCCACCGACAAAGGTGAGGAAACTGACACAGGTGTGGCAACCGAAACAGCAGTGGTCACTGACAAAGGTGAGGAAACTGACACAGGTGTGGCAACCGAAACAGCAGTGGCCACTGACAAAGGTGAGGAAACTGACACAGGTGTGGCAACCGACACAGATGTGACAACTGACACAGGTGTGGCAACCGAAACAGCAGTGGCCACTGACACTAGAGTGGCACCTGACTCAGATGTGGCAACAGACACAGGTGTGGCAACCGACACAGCAGTGGAAACTAACAGTGGTGTGGCCAACGACACAGGTGTGACAACTGACACAGATGTGACAACTGACACAGGTGTGGCAACCGAAACAGCAGTAGCCACAGACACCGGAGTGGCACCTGACTCAGATGTGGCAACAGACACAAGTGTGGCAACCGATACTCTAGTGGCAACCAACACAGGTTCGGCCACTGACACAGGTGTGGCTAACAACACAGATGTCATGCCAGAGACAGCAATAGAACATCCTCCAGTCAGCTTAGAGGAAAAACTTGAGAAGGTCAGCATTCCTACGGAGAAAGGAGATGAACACTAG
- the LOC118774963 gene encoding uncharacterized protein LOC118774963 isoform X3, which translates to MERRQLQIFALLAGLAGSGILRVSGITITTPGEVEAVNGTDVKLKCSFTSSATIVPSTVTVSWNFRQLGKGGEETVFYFQNQAYPPPSGRFKGQVVWAGDIQRGDASIMLRDVQFSFNGTYTCQVKNPPDVHGVAGELVLKVVQSASISEIVLLAAAVGSAIGLVLIIIVIVVLVKFCRQWKGEGDTELSQWEGKDSTMCYPDETLPLTSRLGEVKLDGSDETILKPFPKDPSSAEEEEEEENEDEKKSLKVIADVATDTVVATNTGVATDTGVANNTGVANYTGVTTDIGVATDTAVATETAVATNTGVATKTAVATDKSEETDTGVATETAVVTDKGEETDTGVATETAVATDKGEETDTGVATDTDVTTDTGVATETAVATDTRVAPDSDVATDTGVATDTAVETNSGVANDTGVTTDTDVTTDTGVATETAVATDTGVAPDSDVATDTSVATDTLVATNTGSATDTGVANNTDVMPETAIEHPPVSLEEKLEKVSIPTEKGDEH; encoded by the exons GTATTCTGCGAGTCAGTGGGATAACTATAACCACACCTGGGGAGGTGGAAGCGGTTAATGGGACCGACGTCAAGCTAAAATGCTCTTTCACTTCCTCGGCAACCATTGTCCCGTCCACAGTGACCGTGTCCTGGAACTTCCGGCAGCTGGGCAAGGGGGGTGAGGAGACG gtgttttatttccaaaaccAGGCGTACCCACCCCCTTCGGGGCGTTTTAAGGGTCAGGTGGTGTGGGCGGGGGATATCCAGCGAGGGGACGCCTCCATCATGCTGCGGGATGTGCAATTCTCGTTCAATGGTACCTACACCTGTCAAGTTAAGAACCCACCCGACGTGCATGGTGTTGCTGGAGAGCTGGTCCTCAAGGTTGTCCAGTCAG CCTCCATCTCAGAGATCGTTCTTCTGGCAGCAGCTGTAGGGAGCGCCATTGGACTGGTgctcatcatcatcgtcatcgtTGTGTTGGTGAAGTTCTGCCGCCAGTGGAAAGGAGAAGGGGACACAGAGCTGTCCCAATGGGAGGGGAAGGACTCCACTATGTG ctaCCCCGATGAAACCCTGCCTTTGACCTCTCGCTTGGGAGAGGTCAAGTTGGATGGCTCTGATGAGACAATCTTAAAGCCCTTCCCAAAGGACCCCAGTTctgctgaagaggaagaggaggaggagaacgaGGATGAGAAGAAGAGCTTGAAGGTGATAGCAGATGTGGCAACTGACACAGTAGTGGCCACCAACACAGGTGTGGCCACTGACACAGGTGTGGCCAACAATACAGGTGTGGCCAATTATACTGGTGTGACAACTGACATAGGTGTGGCAACAGACACAGCAGTggcaacagaaacagcagtggcAACCAACACAGGTGTGGCAACCAAAACAGCAGTGGCCACCGACAAAA GTGAGGAAACTGACACAGGTGTGGCAACCGAAACAGCAGTGGTCACTGACAAAGGTGAGGAAACTGACACAGGTGTGGCAACCGAAACAGCAGTGGCCACTGACAAAGGTGAGGAAACTGACACAGGTGTGGCAACCGACACAGATGTGACAACTGACACAGGTGTGGCAACCGAAACAGCAGTGGCCACTGACACTAGAGTGGCACCTGACTCAGATGTGGCAACAGACACAGGTGTGGCAACCGACACAGCAGTGGAAACTAACAGTGGTGTGGCCAACGACACAGGTGTGACAACTGACACAGATGTGACAACTGACACAGGTGTGGCAACCGAAACAGCAGTAGCCACAGACACCGGAGTGGCACCTGACTCAGATGTGGCAACAGACACAAGTGTGGCAACCGATACTCTAGTGGCAACCAACACAGGTTCGGCCACTGACACAGGTGTGGCTAACAACACAGATGTCATGCCAGAGACAGCAATAGAACATCCTCCAGTCAGCTTAGAGGAAAAACTTGAGAAGGTCAGCATTCCTACGGAGAAAGGAGATGAACACTAG
- the LOC118774963 gene encoding clumping factor A-like isoform X1, which yields MERRQLQIFALLAGLAGSGILRVSGITITTPGEVEAVNGTDVKLKCSFTSSATIVPSTVTVSWNFRQLGKGGEETVFYFQNQAYPPPSGRFKGQVVWAGDIQRGDASIMLRDVQFSFNGTYTCQVKNPPDVHGVAGELVLKVVQSASISEIVLLAAAVGSAIGLVLIIIVIVVLVKFCRQWKGEGDTELSQWEGKDSTMCYPDETLPLTSRLGEVKLDGSDETILKPFPKDPSSAEEEEEEENEDEKKSLKVIADVATDTVVATNTGVATDTGVANNTGVANYTGVTTDIGVATDTAVATETAVATNTGVATKTAVATDKSEETDTGVATETAVATDKGEETDTGVATETAVVTDKGEETDTGVATETAVATDKGEETDTGVATDTDVTTDTGVATETAVATDTRVAPDSDVATDTGVATDTAVETNSGVANDTGVTTDTDVTTDTGVATETAVATDTGVAPDSDVATDTSVATDTLVATNTGSATDTGVANNTDVMPETAIEHPPVSLEEKLEKVSIPTEKGDEH from the exons GTATTCTGCGAGTCAGTGGGATAACTATAACCACACCTGGGGAGGTGGAAGCGGTTAATGGGACCGACGTCAAGCTAAAATGCTCTTTCACTTCCTCGGCAACCATTGTCCCGTCCACAGTGACCGTGTCCTGGAACTTCCGGCAGCTGGGCAAGGGGGGTGAGGAGACG gtgttttatttccaaaaccAGGCGTACCCACCCCCTTCGGGGCGTTTTAAGGGTCAGGTGGTGTGGGCGGGGGATATCCAGCGAGGGGACGCCTCCATCATGCTGCGGGATGTGCAATTCTCGTTCAATGGTACCTACACCTGTCAAGTTAAGAACCCACCCGACGTGCATGGTGTTGCTGGAGAGCTGGTCCTCAAGGTTGTCCAGTCAG CCTCCATCTCAGAGATCGTTCTTCTGGCAGCAGCTGTAGGGAGCGCCATTGGACTGGTgctcatcatcatcgtcatcgtTGTGTTGGTGAAGTTCTGCCGCCAGTGGAAAGGAGAAGGGGACACAGAGCTGTCCCAATGGGAGGGGAAGGACTCCACTATGTG ctaCCCCGATGAAACCCTGCCTTTGACCTCTCGCTTGGGAGAGGTCAAGTTGGATGGCTCTGATGAGACAATCTTAAAGCCCTTCCCAAAGGACCCCAGTTctgctgaagaggaagaggaggaggagaacgaGGATGAGAAGAAGAGCTTGAAGGTGATAGCAGATGTGGCAACTGACACAGTAGTGGCCACCAACACAGGTGTGGCCACTGACACAGGTGTGGCCAACAATACAGGTGTGGCCAATTATACTGGTGTGACAACTGACATAGGTGTGGCAACAGACACAGCAGTggcaacagaaacagcagtggcAACCAACACAGGTGTGGCAACCAAAACAGCAGTGGCCACCGACAAAAGTGAGGAAACTGACACAGGTGTGGCAACCGAAACAGCAGTGGCCACCGACAAAGGTGAGGAAACTGACACAGGTGTGGCAACCGAAACAGCAGTGGTCACTGACAAAGGTGAGGAAACTGACACAGGTGTGGCAACCGAAACAGCAGTGGCCACTGACAAAGGTGAGGAAACTGACACAGGTGTGGCAACCGACACAGATGTGACAACTGACACAGGTGTGGCAACCGAAACAGCAGTGGCCACTGACACTAGAGTGGCACCTGACTCAGATGTGGCAACAGACACAGGTGTGGCAACCGACACAGCAGTGGAAACTAACAGTGGTGTGGCCAACGACACAGGTGTGACAACTGACACAGATGTGACAACTGACACAGGTGTGGCAACCGAAACAGCAGTAGCCACAGACACCGGAGTGGCACCTGACTCAGATGTGGCAACAGACACAAGTGTGGCAACCGATACTCTAGTGGCAACCAACACAGGTTCGGCCACTGACACAGGTGTGGCTAACAACACAGATGTCATGCCAGAGACAGCAATAGAACATCCTCCAGTCAGCTTAGAGGAAAAACTTGAGAAGGTCAGCATTCCTACGGAGAAAGGAGATGAACACTAG